The nucleotide window AGATCGGCTTCTGGGTCTTGTGCCTGAACTGCTGCATTCCGAGGAGCGCACCGATTGGTCCTAAGAGAGAAACGATTAACAGGCTCTGTTCTGAAATTCTCCATTTATCCTTTTTTGCCTTGAATTTATCAATTCCGTAAAGGGCATAAGAAACTGCATTAATAAGCGCATAAATAATAGGAAAAAGAAGATACATAGTCTCTGTCATGGGAAAGAATTCTCCCTAATGATAATTAAAAGCTGTGAATTTTACTCGATTATACTCATTTGAGGAAGATAAATATGGCTCTTCGCTGTTTAGAGTGGGTAATTAGATCTATCTCTTAAACATCAAAGTAACATTGTGTAATATAGAAACATTTGTGGTTGAAAACAACATTCAAGCTTGATGTTTCTCTTTTTGTCTGATTACTTTGTAACTGAATAATTATTTTCAACCCATATAAAACAGCGAAGAGCCAAGGTAAATTTATAATTTCAACATAGTATTGCTTTTGGGATAGGCTCTTACAATAAACTGCATAACATAGGCTAAAACGAAAAGAAAATAGTAGAGAAGGAAATTAAAGCCGCTG belongs to Methanosarcina barkeri 3 and includes:
- a CDS encoding DUF1294 domain-containing protein yields the protein MTETMYLLFPIIYALINAVSYALYGIDKFKAKKDKWRISEQSLLIVSLLGPIGALLGMQQFRHKTQKPIFKFLVPAFVGIHILLVLWINL